In the Oreochromis aureus strain Israel breed Guangdong linkage group 14, ZZ_aureus, whole genome shotgun sequence genome, one interval contains:
- the mfsd1 gene encoding major facilitator superfamily domain-containing protein 1 isoform X1 has product MADLEERQRLLGDEDRGSGPGRPMLAICDPSHLLHRLVVLFFMCFLGFGSYFCYDNPAALQSQVIQDLHLTTADFMQLYAWYSWPNVVLCFFGGFLLDRVFGVRLGTIIFSLFVCAGQVVFAAGAWTNHFWLMEAGRFIFGIGGESLAVAQNTYAVNWFKGKELNLVFGLQLSMARVGSTVNMNIMGWIYNRVTDAVGSPGHTVLGASLMIAAITCVFSLICALVLGFLDKRAERILNKEQEGTGEVIKITDVKHFPAALWLIFIICVGYYVAIFPFIGLGQVFFIEKFSFSPAEARAVNSIVYIISAPASPVLGFMVDKTGRNVYWVLLAVATTLGAHMMLAFTFWNPWIAMSLLGVSYSLLACALWPMVAFVVPEHQLGTAYGFMQSIQNLGLAIISIAAGAILDSKGYLVLEVFFCACICVGLMAGVLLYFVDYIKGGDLNLSAGARAKLSKEASTDAEKERRPSKPTQGELARLAPMSAFGLRNRYLSRLGAQIPDHCSSHLSSLAYRSVLK; this is encoded by the exons ATGGCGGATTTGGAAGAGCGGCAGAGATTGTTGGGAGACGAGGACAGGGGCAGTGGACCCGGCAGGCCCATGCTCGCCATCTGCGACCCCAGCCACTTACTGCACCGACTGGTTGTCCTTTTTTTTATGTGCTTCCTGGGATTCG GAAGCTACTTCTGTTACGATAATCCAGCTGCACTCCAAAGTCAAGTCATCCAG GATTTGCATCTGACGACTGCAGACTTCATGCAGTTGTACGCCTGGTACTCCTGGCCTAATGTAGTTCTCTGCTTCTTTGGGGGATTTCTGCTTGATCGGGTCTTTGGTGTCAG GCTGGGAACCATCatcttttccctttttgtctGTGCTGGACAG GTGGTCTTTGCTGCTGGAGCATGGACAAATCATTTTTGGCTAATGGAAGCTGGACGATTTATATTTGg TATTGGAGGAGAGTCTTTGGCAGTAGCCCAAAACACATATGCAGTGAACTGGTTCAAAGGCAAGGAGCTCAATCTAGTATTTGGCCTTCAGCTGAGCATGGCTCGCGTG GGCAGCACGGTGAACATGAACATAATGGGCTGGATTTATAACAGAGTTACAGATGCTGTTGGCTCGCCTGGACACACCGTGCTGGGTGCATCACTCATGATAG CTGCCATAACGTGCGTGTTTTCCCTAATCTGTGCCTTGGTTTTGGGATTCCTTGACAAAAGAGCCGAGAGGATCCTCAACAAGGAACAAGAAGGAACAG GTGAAGTGATCAAGATCACAGATGTGAAGCATTTCCCTGCAGCCCTGTGGCTTATCTTCATCATTTGTGTAGGCTACTACGTGGcaattttcccctttattggaCTGGGACA GGTGTTCTTCATTGAAAAATTCAGCTTCTCCCCAGCTGAAGCCAGAGCTGTCAACAG TATTGTGTACATCATATCAGCCCCTGCATCTCCAGTTTTGGGCTTCATGGTTGATAAGACGGGGAGGAACGTGTATTGGGTGTTGCTTGCAGTGGCAACAACACTTGGCGCTCACATGATGCTGGCCTTCACTTTCTGGAACCCATGGATCGCAATG TCCCTGCTTGGTGTGTCATACTCCTTACTGGCCTGTGCACTTTGGCCCATGGTGGCTTTTGTCGTGCCTGAACATCAACTCGGGACAGCCTATGGCTt TATGCAGTCCATTCAGAACCTGGGACTCGCTATCATTTCCATAGCGGCAGGGGCGATCCTCGACAGCAAAGGGTACCTGGTTCTGGAAGTGTTTTTTTGCGCCTGCATTTGTG TTGGACTGATGGCCGGAGTGTTACTGTACTTCGTGGACTACATTAAAG GAGGAGATTTGAACCTGTCAGCCGGAGCCAGAGCCAAACTCAGTAAAGAAGCCAGTACAGATGCAGA GAAAGAAAGGCGGCCAAGTAAGCCGACACAGGGTGAGCTGGCTAGACTGGCACCCATGTCTGCTTTTGGCTTACGCAACCGCTATCTCTCCAGGCTGGGCGCACAg ATCCCAGACCACTGCTCCAGCCATCTGTCATCACTTGCTTACAGGAGTGTTCTGAAATGA
- the LOC116323589 gene encoding P2Y purinoceptor 3-like gives MFVTCVSVHRFIGVCYPIAAVRLRTRKFAILASGSIWILANAEISPTFVFAHTGVINNITVCFEMTGPTQFDVFFPYGLFLVIAGFLIPFLVVVTCYCSMIKVLYCGAADCISNTRKQRVRKKCLYTLLTVCLMFVVCFVPYHIVRTVYMFVRVYMPGNCHLLNLAMITFKVWKPVVVLNCCVNPLIYFCSSHPKRLKFRAWLWRRNKRVEPTVCLVSKRSEGCNP, from the coding sequence ATGTTTGTCACCTGCGTCAGCGTTCACCGGTTCATCGGGGTGTGCTACCCCATCGCTGCTGTGCGCCTCAGGACCAGAAAGTTCGCCATCCTTGCGTCAGGGTCcatttggattctagccaatgcCGAGATTTCACCGACATTTGTGTTTGCGCACACGGGTGTGATCAACAACATCACTGTTTGCTTTGAAATGACCGGCCCGACGCAATTTGATGTGTTCTTTCCATATGGGCTGTTCTTGGTTATAGCGGGCTTTTTGATCCCATTCCTGGTCGTGGTCACCTGTTACTGCTCCATGATAAAGGTGCTGTACTGCGGGGCCGCGGACTGCATTTCTAATACCAGGAAACAGCGTGTGCgcaaaaagtgcttgtatacCCTTTTAACTGTGTGCCTCATGTTTGTCGTTTGTTTTGTGCCGTATCATATTGTCCGCACTGTCTACATGTTTGTCAGAGTCTACATGCCAGGAAACTGTCATCTGCTGAACCTGGCCATGATCACGTTTAAAGTCTGGAAACCGGTAGTCGTGTTAAACTGCTGCGTAAATCCTCTCATCTACTTCTGTAGCTCTCATCCAAAGCGTCTGAAGTTCAGAGCCTGGCTCTGGAGGAGGAATAAACGAGTGGAGCCCACCGTGTGTCTGGTCAGCAAGAGGTCTGAAGGGTGTAATCCGTGA
- the mfsd1 gene encoding major facilitator superfamily domain-containing protein 1 isoform X2: MADLEERQRLLGDEDRGSGPGRPMLAICDPSHLLHRLVVLFFMCFLGFGSYFCYDNPAALQSQVIQDLHLTTADFMQLYAWYSWPNVVLCFFGGFLLDRVFGVRLGTIIFSLFVCAGQVVFAAGAWTNHFWLMEAGRFIFGIGGESLAVAQNTYAVNWFKGKELNLVFGLQLSMARVGSTVNMNIMGWIYNRVTDAVGSPGHTVLGASLMIAAITCVFSLICALVLGFLDKRAERILNKEQEGTGEVIKITDVKHFPAALWLIFIICVGYYVAIFPFIGLGQVFFIEKFSFSPAEARAVNSIVYIISAPASPVLGFMVDKTGRNVYWVLLAVATTLGAHMMLAFTFWNPWIAMSLLGVSYSLLACALWPMVAFVVPEHQLGTAYGFMQSIQNLGLAIISIAAGAILDSKGYLVLEVFFCACICVGLMAGVLLYFVDYIKGGDLNLSAGARAKLSKEASTDAE; the protein is encoded by the exons ATGGCGGATTTGGAAGAGCGGCAGAGATTGTTGGGAGACGAGGACAGGGGCAGTGGACCCGGCAGGCCCATGCTCGCCATCTGCGACCCCAGCCACTTACTGCACCGACTGGTTGTCCTTTTTTTTATGTGCTTCCTGGGATTCG GAAGCTACTTCTGTTACGATAATCCAGCTGCACTCCAAAGTCAAGTCATCCAG GATTTGCATCTGACGACTGCAGACTTCATGCAGTTGTACGCCTGGTACTCCTGGCCTAATGTAGTTCTCTGCTTCTTTGGGGGATTTCTGCTTGATCGGGTCTTTGGTGTCAG GCTGGGAACCATCatcttttccctttttgtctGTGCTGGACAG GTGGTCTTTGCTGCTGGAGCATGGACAAATCATTTTTGGCTAATGGAAGCTGGACGATTTATATTTGg TATTGGAGGAGAGTCTTTGGCAGTAGCCCAAAACACATATGCAGTGAACTGGTTCAAAGGCAAGGAGCTCAATCTAGTATTTGGCCTTCAGCTGAGCATGGCTCGCGTG GGCAGCACGGTGAACATGAACATAATGGGCTGGATTTATAACAGAGTTACAGATGCTGTTGGCTCGCCTGGACACACCGTGCTGGGTGCATCACTCATGATAG CTGCCATAACGTGCGTGTTTTCCCTAATCTGTGCCTTGGTTTTGGGATTCCTTGACAAAAGAGCCGAGAGGATCCTCAACAAGGAACAAGAAGGAACAG GTGAAGTGATCAAGATCACAGATGTGAAGCATTTCCCTGCAGCCCTGTGGCTTATCTTCATCATTTGTGTAGGCTACTACGTGGcaattttcccctttattggaCTGGGACA GGTGTTCTTCATTGAAAAATTCAGCTTCTCCCCAGCTGAAGCCAGAGCTGTCAACAG TATTGTGTACATCATATCAGCCCCTGCATCTCCAGTTTTGGGCTTCATGGTTGATAAGACGGGGAGGAACGTGTATTGGGTGTTGCTTGCAGTGGCAACAACACTTGGCGCTCACATGATGCTGGCCTTCACTTTCTGGAACCCATGGATCGCAATG TCCCTGCTTGGTGTGTCATACTCCTTACTGGCCTGTGCACTTTGGCCCATGGTGGCTTTTGTCGTGCCTGAACATCAACTCGGGACAGCCTATGGCTt TATGCAGTCCATTCAGAACCTGGGACTCGCTATCATTTCCATAGCGGCAGGGGCGATCCTCGACAGCAAAGGGTACCTGGTTCTGGAAGTGTTTTTTTGCGCCTGCATTTGTG TTGGACTGATGGCCGGAGTGTTACTGTACTTCGTGGACTACATTAAAG GAGGAGATTTGAACCTGTCAGCCGGAGCCAGAGCCAAACTCAGTAAAGAAGCCAGTACAGATGCAGA atga